The window ACGTCTTGCCAAGGGGCTTCCATCGCGTGCGGGAATACGGTTTTCTCGCTCCTGCAGCCAAGAAAAAACTCTTTCTTATGCAGAACTTACTGGAAGTCAAAATTCCCAATGATCCTCCGCCAAAATTACCTGCGCTACGCTGCAGTCTTTGTCAGGGCATTATGCTGCCCATTGGCCGAGTCATTAGTGAAGGACGTCTCAAGCAAGAATCTTTAGTGTCAGTAGGGGCACGCTCGCCGCCTATAGTTTCAATCTCCTAAGTTTATTCATTAATTTTTTCAGTACAAAACTTTGGGTCATAGATCCCCTATGCCCAAATTTGAG is drawn from Lentisphaera araneosa HTCC2155 and contains these coding sequences:
- a CDS encoding transposase; amino-acid sequence: TEHKIGFQSSLYAKKWNVDCRSVGQGLHALEYLSRYLMRGVVSEQSLSEKEDKVRLRYKDSQTKRMDSKDFGPVEFLQRLAQHVLPRGFHRVREYGFLAPAAKKKLFLMQNLLEVKIPNDPPPKLPALRCSLCQGIMLPIGRVISEGRLKQESLVSVGARSPPIVSIS